In Pseudomonadota bacterium, the genomic window ACGGCAGCAAGGCCGCCGTGCTGCTGGCCGTGCAGCGCCAGCCCGGGACGAACACGGTGCAGGTCATCGATGACATCAAGAAAGCCCTGCCAGAGATAGCGTCGAAGATCCCCGCCGCCGCAAAGGTCGAGGTGCTCTACGACCTGTCAGACGCAATTCGCGAATCGGTGAAGGATGTCGAGCTCACGCTGCTGGGCACCATCGCGCTCGTGATCGCCGTCATCTTTGTCTTCCTGCGCAGCTTCTCGGCCACCGTGGTGGCCAGCATGGCTCTGCCCATGTCCATCGTGGGCACCTTTGCGGCAATGTCGCTGCTCGGGTTCTCGCTCAACAACCTCACACTCATGGCCCTCACCCTGTCGGTGGGCTTCGTGGTCGATGACGCCATCGTGGTGCTCGAGAACATCGTGCGCCACATGGAGCATGGCGAGCCCCCCATGAAGGCCGCGCTCGACGGCGCGCGTGAGATCGGGTTCACCATCGTGTCGATGACCCTCTCGCTGGTGGCCGTGTTCATCCCGGTGCTTCTGATGGGGGGCATCATCGGACGGCTCTTCCAGGAGTTCTCCGTCACCATCAGTGTCGCAATCCTCGTCTCTGGATTCGTGAGCCTGTCGCTCACCCCCATGATGTGCAGCCGCTTCATGCGAGGGCCCAACCAGAACCCACGCGGATTTACCGCGCTCACCGAGCACCTGTTCGAGGCCTGGGTCTGGTTGTACGCGAAGACGCTGCGCCTCGTCATGCGGCTGCGGCTGCTCACCCTGCTGATCTCGGTGGCGCTGGTGGGGGTCACCGCGTGGCTCTTCGTCGTCTGCCCGAAAGGCTTCATGCCCAGCGAGGACACGGGACAGCTGGTGGGCTTCACCGAGGGGGCGCAGACCGTCTCGTTCGACGACATGGTGGCCCACCAGAGGCGGCTCACCGATGTCATCGGTTCCGATGAGAACGTGGCCGCGTACCTCTCGAGCGTGGGCAGCGGCGGCGCGAGCCCCACGGCCAACCAGGGCGTCGTGCAGATCTACCTGAAGCCCCGCGACAGGCGCACGCTGAGCGCAGACGACGCCATGCTCGCGCTGCGTCGGAAGTGCGATGACATTCCCGGGCTGCGCGTGTACCTGCAGAACCCGCCGGCCATCAATGTGGGTGGCATGGTCACCAAGAGCCCGTATCAGTACAGCCTGCTCTCGCCCGATCTGAAGACCCTCGAGGAGGTGACGCCAAGACTCGTCGCCGCCCTCGCCAAGGTGCCCGGCCTGACCGACGTGACCAGCGATCTGCAGGTGGGGGCGGCCCAGGTCACCATCGATGTCGACCGCGATAAAGCCGCGCTGCTGGGCATCACCGCCGATCTCGTCGACCAGACCCTGGGCGACGCCTACGCCACGAAGCAGGCCTCCACCATCTACGCGCCGAGCAATGAGTACAAGGTCATCGTCGAAGTCGAGCCCCGCTTCTACAAGGACCCGAGCGTGCTGTCGCAGCTGTACCTGCGTCCCGCTTCCCCCGCAAGCCCTGCTGGCCCCACCACGTTCTCGACGCTCCCCGGCGTGCGGGCGCCGGGCGCGCCGCTGGTTCCGCTGTCGACCATCGCACGTTTCAAGACCGACGCAA contains:
- a CDS encoding acriflavine resistance protein B; amino-acid sequence: TQITLQFTLARNIDAAAQDVQAAITASARQLPPDMPSPPTYQKVNPANQPVLYLALSSDTLPLSTVDEYAETYVAQHISMVGGVAQVQVFGQQKYAVRAQLDPRALATRGIGFNDVVTAMGTGNVKLPTGTLYGPFLAYQVQANDQLPDAAAWRDLVVTYRDGAPVRLRDLGKVIDSVENDKLAGWTGPTVTTPPRGGQPFTPHGSKAAVLLAVQRQPGTNTVQVIDDIKKALPEIASKIPAAAKVEVLYDLSDAIRESVKDVELTLLGTIALVIAVIFVFLRSFSATVVASMALPMSIVGTFAAMSLLGFSLNNLTLMALTLSVGFVVDDAIVVLENIVRHMEHGEPPMKAALDGAREIGFTIVSMTLSLVAVFIPVLLMGGIIGRLFQEFSVTISVAILVSGFVSLSLTPMMCSRFMRGPNQNPRGFTALTEHLFEAWVWLYAKTLRLVMRLRLLTLLISVALVGVTAWLFVVCPKGFMPSEDTGQLVGFTEGAQTVSFDDMVAHQRRLTDVIGSDENVAAYLSSVGSGGASPTANQGVVQIYLKPRDRRTLSADDAMLALRRKCDDIPGLRVYLQNPPAINVGGMVTKSPYQYSLLSPDLKTLEEVTPRLVAALAKVPGLTDVTSDLQVGAAQVTIDVDRDKAALLGITADLVDQTLGDAYATKQASTIYAPSNEYKVIVEVEPRFYKDPSVLSQLYLRPASPASPAGPTTFSTLPGVRAPGAPLVPLSTIARFKTDATPLLVNHIGQLPSATVSFNLTPGVALGDALPQVQKVAANVLPANVTGGFQGTAQAFQDAFTGLWALLALAILVIYIVLGILYESFLHPITILAGLPSAGLGALLTLRLFGLDLDVYGFLGLIMLVGIVKKNAIMMIDFALEEERERGRSPEEAITAACLVRFRPIMMTTMAALMGSLPIALGWGAGAESRRPLGLAVVGGLLVSQLLTLYITPVVYLYLEKLSALFRPPQADQRRWNSGDPSSSPSS